The Imtechella halotolerans DNA window TAGCATATAAGATCAAACCAACCATAACACCTGCCTTATACGAGTATTTCCTAACAAATAACGCTGCAGGTAATGCCATACAAAAGTAACCACCATAAAAGGCCATTTGTACCCATGCAGCTTGTGTATTAGAAAGTTCCAATACTTTCTTGAAGGCCTGAACCATTGGGTCCGTCACTGCATTGGCAAAGCCCCAAAGGGCGAACAAAAGTGTTATTAATACAAAAGGAATTAGTACTTTTTTAGATACTATAGGTGGTTGGTGTGGTTGCATAATTGGATGGTTTATGAATAGGTTTTAGGTAATTGATCGATCCAGATGTACATATCCTCCATCGGGAGATAAGAACTGTCCTGTTGTATGGGCCGATTTTTCAGATATTAGAAATACTGCCAATGAAGCAATTTCCTCGGCTGTGGTCATCCGTTTTCCTAATGGTATATTTTGTTCTATTTCACGTTGTTTTTTAATGGGATCTTTAAACGAATGAAGCCAATTACGATATAAAGGAGTCATTACCTCTGCAGGTAATATTGCATTTACCCTAATTCCAAATGGCAACAATTCAGTTGCCCATTCTCTAGTAAGGGCAAGTTGTGCTCCTTTAGCAGCCGCGTAACCTGAGGTTCCTCCTTGCCCCGTTAAAGCGACTTTAGAACTTATGTTTAAAATAGATCCTTTCGTTTTCTTTAATTCGGGTAAACAATAATGAGCCATTTCATAATAATGCAGTAGATTTTCATTTAAAGAAGTAGTAAACCTATCAATAGTCCCCATTTCAAGTCCTACGTTATCATTCCGTCCAGCGTTATTAACAAGCCCGTCTATCCGTCCGTACTTCTCAACTGCCATTGCCACTACCTTTTCACAATTTCCCTGCTTGGTTAGATCCGCCTGTATAAAAAAAGCCTCCTGGTTGCAAGTGTTCATTTCATTTTGAAGCGATATCCCTTCCTCATTCGATCTCGCAATAAAAACAGCTATACCTCCTTCAGCAGCTATAGCTTTAGAGATTGCACCTCCAATTCCTTTAGTACCCCCGGTAACAATGATTACTTTATGATGTAGTCCTAAATCCATATTTTTTAATTTTAATTAGTTGTGAATACCCCAATCTCACCAAAAGTAGATCGATATCCTTCTCCATGAATTTTAATACCCTTTAAACGTATATACCTTGCCTTGTGATTTGGGAATATTACTTGCTGCTCTATTGGATTGTTTACAATATTTCCAAACTCACCTTGAGAAACTGTTATCCATTGATTCCCGTCTTGGCTCACTGCAAACTCATAATGAGTTATAATACCAAAAGACCAGCGATCCTGCATTGGAACATAAGTAAACCCTCTTAATGAGTAGATATCTCCCAAATCTATAACCACTTCTTGAGGAGAAGAAGTCCCTTGGGCTGTGGCAAAAATTGTCAATGGGTTTTCATCTATGAGTTTACCAGCCTCCGCCAATGCACCTGAAGATACTGACACAACCTGCCAATCCTTCTTTGAAATATCATAAAACACAGTAGTTTCCTCTGTTGTACCAGCATCATCAGGATTGTAGGCAATTGCCTTTATGACAGTAGGTTTATGAACATAAAAAGGTTGACTATATTTATATTTTGGATTAATCTCTGGCGTACTCCCGTCAGTAGTGTAATATATCTCAATATTTTTATCGCTGACATGTAAGGACACCTCCCCTTCTTTAGATCGAACTGTTTTAGGTTGTGTAAGTACATTAGGTGCATGATAAAGTGCAATGGTAGACAGCGCCGGAGCAGCTTTACTTTCTGTAATAGTTATACGTATTTTAGATGCCTTTACAGTATCGAATCTCAAAATTCGTTTATATCCAACAGTTGTTTGGGTGTCTATTGTTTGCCACTGTTCATTTACAAAAGCCTCAACTGTAAACTTCTTTATACGTTGACCCAATTTAATATACTCTTGAAGAACTAATCGATTTACAGCTGTTGGTGACTCAAAATCAATGGTAATGGAAACAGGTAATTCATTATCGTCAGCTGCCCAAAAAGTATCATTCATTTGATCATTAACATTAGTAGCAGAAAATTGACCTCCGTTATTCCTAGTATTACTAGCTATTACTCTTGCGTTTTTTGCTAAATCAAAAGAAAAATCTTTATCGAGTTGATTTTTTAAAGCCATGAGTTGACGTACATCATTCTCATGAATTAATCCACGAGTGTCTACTGGAAGATTCAGTAATAGCGATGCATTTCGCCCTACAGATTGATAGTAAATATCTAATAAATGTGGTAGTGATTTTACCTGATGGTCTTCTGAGGGGTGATAATACCACCCTGGGCGAATAGAAACATCCGCCTCAGCTGGAACCCAATGTGTGCCATCCTCATGGCCAGAACGTAATTGTTCATGTTTAGGGTATCCTGGATATACTTCTATTTTTCGTAACAAATTCCAATTAGTTTCATTAGCCCAACCTTCCTCATTACCAACCCATCTTACATCAGGACCACCATCACCAAAAATAACAGCATTAGGTTGTAATTCTCTAACAATTCTGGTTACCTCATCCCATTGATAATATGTTTTATTATCAATTTTTCTAGTTTCATTAGCCCCTCCATAATATCCCGAACCTCCATTGGCACCATCAAACCAAACTTCAAATATATCCCCATAATTAGTCAATAACTCTTTCAATTGATTATGGAAATAAGTAACATATTCAGGACTACCATACGCTGAGTGATTACGATCCCAAGGTGATAGATAAACACCCATTTTTAATCCATATTCTCTACAAGCATCAGCCAACTCTCTAACAACATCTCCTTTGCCATTTTTCCATGGGGCGTTTTTAACTGAATGCTCTGTATAGGCAGAAGGCCAAAGACAAAATCCATCATGATGCTTGGCCGTAAGAATAATTCCCTTCATTCCCGCTTCCTTTGCAACTCTAGCCCACTGCCGAGCATCTAATTCAGTAGGATTAAAAGACTCGGGAGATTCATTTCCCATTCCCCATTCCATATTGGTAAATGTGTTCATATTAAAATGAATAAATCCATAGTATTCCATTTCATGCCACATTAACTGTCTGTGAGAAGGCAAAGGCCCGTAGGATATTATTTTTTTAGTATTACTACATGAGCTTATCAATACAATAAACACAATTGCTATGGATATTTTTATGCATTTCATACAATCTAAATGATTTAATTTTCCTTACTATTAATTCAAAGGTGAGGGTATGGAATTACCTTACCAGTTCTATTGTCAATAGGCATTTGCGCTTCCACTGATCTGAGATACGATGAAAGCTCATTAATTAACTTTTTAGCTATTGAAGGACGCTGCTCGAAAAGATTACTAGTTTCTCCAATATCTTCCTTGATGTTAAACAATTCCTTCTCTTGAGTCTTATGATAATAAATCAATTTCCAGTCCCCCATACGTATGGTACTTGAGGAGGCTATTCCGGGACCTTCGGCATCCCATTTATTAGGATAATGCCAAATTAGTGGACGCTCAACATTACTTCTTTTCCCCTTCAAAATAGGCACAAAACTTTGGCCATCTATTTTTTGAATTATAGGATTTGGCTCTATTTGAGCCATCTCAAGTATGCTTGGAAAAAAATCTTCAATTATGACATAATCATTAATTACGGTGGACGGTTTTGTTACCCCTGGCCAATATGCCAACATTGGTACTCGTATGCCTCCTTCATACATGGAACCTTTTCCACTTTTTAAAGGCCTATTATGTGAATGTGCCTCACCCCCTCTACCTACAGCGCTCAAGCCTCCATTATCTGAAATAAATAAAATTATGGTATTGTCAGCTATACCACGGTTCTCTAGAAATGACATAACATCTCCCAAACTTTTATCCATTCCTTCAATCATTGAGGCATATTTAGCTTCCTTATCATCTAAGCCTCTTTCTTTGTACTTCTGATAATATCGGCTATCAGCCATAAGAGGAACGTGTACCGCATAATGTGAAAGGTGAAGAAAGAATGGTCTTTTCCCCACTATCGTGTCCAAAACAGACAATGCCTCTTGGGTGATTGCTTCAGTAAGGTAAATATCCTTACCATGATATTTCTCCAATCCAGGAACAGCCCAAACTGAACTATGTTCTCCCTTATTTCCAAAATTATCTTTCCCAAAATAACTAGCAAGCCCACCAGCTGCATGACCTGCAATATTAACATCAAAACCAATATTCTCAGGAAATTCCCCGGGAGTTCCTATGGCACCTAAATGTGATTTTCCTGCATGAATGGTCTGATACCCTGAATTCTTAAGAATTTGTGGAAGTAAGGTAGCATGAAAGGTATGATGAATACCTCGTATTGGGCTCAGGCCATTCATGTTCCATTGAGGAAATGTTAAAAT harbors:
- a CDS encoding SDR family oxidoreductase gives rise to the protein MDLGLHHKVIIVTGGTKGIGGAISKAIAAEGGIAVFIARSNEEGISLQNEMNTCNQEAFFIQADLTKQGNCEKVVAMAVEKYGRIDGLVNNAGRNDNVGLEMGTIDRFTTSLNENLLHYYEMAHYCLPELKKTKGSILNISSKVALTGQGGTSGYAAAKGAQLALTREWATELLPFGIRVNAILPAEVMTPLYRNWLHSFKDPIKKQREIEQNIPLGKRMTTAEEIASLAVFLISEKSAHTTGQFLSPDGGYVHLDRSIT
- a CDS encoding alpha-L-fucosidase; amino-acid sequence: MKCIKISIAIVFIVLISSCSNTKKIISYGPLPSHRQLMWHEMEYYGFIHFNMNTFTNMEWGMGNESPESFNPTELDARQWARVAKEAGMKGIILTAKHHDGFCLWPSAYTEHSVKNAPWKNGKGDVVRELADACREYGLKMGVYLSPWDRNHSAYGSPEYVTYFHNQLKELLTNYGDIFEVWFDGANGGSGYYGGANETRKIDNKTYYQWDEVTRIVRELQPNAVIFGDGGPDVRWVGNEEGWANETNWNLLRKIEVYPGYPKHEQLRSGHEDGTHWVPAEADVSIRPGWYYHPSEDHQVKSLPHLLDIYYQSVGRNASLLLNLPVDTRGLIHENDVRQLMALKNQLDKDFSFDLAKNARVIASNTRNNGGQFSATNVNDQMNDTFWAADDNELPVSITIDFESPTAVNRLVLQEYIKLGQRIKKFTVEAFVNEQWQTIDTQTTVGYKRILRFDTVKASKIRITITESKAAPALSTIALYHAPNVLTQPKTVRSKEGEVSLHVSDKNIEIYYTTDGSTPEINPKYKYSQPFYVHKPTVIKAIAYNPDDAGTTEETTVFYDISKKDWQVVSVSSGALAEAGKLIDENPLTIFATAQGTSSPQEVVIDLGDIYSLRGFTYVPMQDRWSFGIITHYEFAVSQDGNQWITVSQGEFGNIVNNPIEQQVIFPNHKARYIRLKGIKIHGEGYRSTFGEIGVFTTN
- a CDS encoding sulfatase, with product MRLLLIILVFCLSLACKTTHREVTKSPPNIIVFLVDDMGWQDTSVPFWDRHTELNTQFNTPNMERLAAKGVKFTQAYATPVCSPSRVSLITGTNAARHRVTNWTLRKDVSQDRIDSILTFPQWNMNGLSPIRGIHHTFHATLLPQILKNSGYQTIHAGKSHLGAIGTPGEFPENIGFDVNIAGHAAGGLASYFGKDNFGNKGEHSSVWAVPGLEKYHGKDIYLTEAITQEALSVLDTIVGKRPFFLHLSHYAVHVPLMADSRYYQKYKERGLDDKEAKYASMIEGMDKSLGDVMSFLENRGIADNTIILFISDNGGLSAVGRGGEAHSHNRPLKSGKGSMYEGGIRVPMLAYWPGVTKPSTVINDYVIIEDFFPSILEMAQIEPNPIIQKIDGQSFVPILKGKRSNVERPLIWHYPNKWDAEGPGIASSSTIRMGDWKLIYYHKTQEKELFNIKEDIGETSNLFEQRPSIAKKLINELSSYLRSVEAQMPIDNRTGKVIPYPHL